A genomic stretch from Telmatocola sphagniphila includes:
- a CDS encoding polyketide synthase — MNVFEPVAIVGVGGLFPGSSDLETFWQQILTGRDQARNPPLGRWSLPIDQVMDTRTAAKDKIYSSHACFLDPFEVQFDGLSIDRQLVSQLDVKHQIALEICRRAFYDARVQNFDKSRTGIILGSIALPTDKISKWAEECLQGGSTAGSHPLNRQVTGLPAMLAARALNLGLGGFTLDAACASSLYAIKLACDQLQNGSADAMIAGGLSRPDSLYTQMGFAQLRALSKSGRCSPFDYKSDGLIVGEGGGAFLLKLLRNVDPRDHVYGVIRGVSLSNDISGNLLAPASEGQLRAMRPAYEMARWSPNSVDLIECHATGTPVGDAVEFESLCELWKGQEFQPGQAVIGSVKSNVGHLLTGANSAGLMKALLALHSAKLPPTANFEKSNPNLKSGSPFQVLTEARNWNEPAAGHPRRAAISGFGFGGVNAHLLVEEYRPDKKLVSVDQVPPTKREPIAIVGLAAQIGETDCMRRIARHLLGFESIPSTIKEKHAGYWLEKIDFPVDRFRIPPTELQETLPQQIVLLLTADAALKNYSKSEAFKRIPDPRFGTFIGVNLDLNTTNFHLRWQALSLGHPNPDSISPDLTANRTMGALASIAASRVARAFEFGGPCFTLSEEANSGGRALQLAVEALLRGEIDRALVGSVDLPGDFRALAAIGTSSPIVSGSVAFVLKRLSDAHRDGDTIYATIDEIGISQATSLQSNLRLDYNLGIPKNRDDLSQAVSNKQSLHPKSDEGVNTTLFGVLTGVLSLYYKLLPATFSPSEQPTYWLHDTCDGIRELNVYTGGEQLATSKIVLREAATGKGTLDELKEYPIVLAADRLEELTKSIHSLQAKLFALPSLAEVFKEQISLLNTHTSSLFRLALCASSVEELKSQLEFIQRAFSNDSVPNSPQAAALYKDNVFFNSDPIGFQGKVAFVYPGSGNQFDGMGADFGTLFPEILHQQHLENRTLRHQFAADAVWQGHCNQASERDLIFAQVSLGALNTSVIESLGIKPEIVLGYSLGESASLFSTRVWTDRDEMFERMRVSTLFTSDLAPPYNSARRFWNIPLEQEFVWETWVVNLPHDKVRQAILPDERVYICIINTPEQSVIGGVASDVAKLLHRLKVTALPVTGVTTAHCEVTRPIEEPYWTLHHLPVHPRENCQYYSTAWGQAYEVSSESAADTITAGVLNTLDFPRVIERAYEDGARIFIEIGPGNSCTRMIASILGERPHLARAICHPRRDNRISLVRTLAAMFVDGVEINWNVLAAKIIPPKLNRTKKMLSLPGEFKKPKAFPTATQVHPAKQNFSTPKSEVSVAQPRPASPRLEHPAHVPLPSFQETTNYVGRQIQVLQESVRAHDHFLKISNATFQNMTRLLEFQTSLLGSGSFQLSEQTFYDASSLSETLSDKVPRSLNFAQCTEFAVGRIGNVLGSRYSEIDSYPTRVRLPEGPLMLVDRILEIEGEPLSLTNGRVVTEHDVYEGRWYLDSNRIPTCVAVEAGQADLFLSGFLGIDFKTKGLAVYRLLDAVVTFHRALPGIGETIHYDIAIDRFFRQGETYLFRFRFVGSVNGEILLTMTEGCAGFFTIAELEAGKGIIHTELDRRPQTGKIPAQPYIFVPLTTGSLPADKIDSLRRGQLAEAFGSPFDKANLRRPSALPGGQLKLVDRIISIEPTGGRFGLGCIRGEMDIHPDDWFITCHFVDDQVMPGTLMYECCLHTLRVLLMRMGWVGEEGEVVCEPVPGVASRLKCRGQVLASTKVVLYEVTLKEVGYRPEPYVLCDALMYADGKPIVEITNMSLRMSGSSYEKLVAIWNSGSDRSSPKIALFDADSITAFAIGKPSEAFGKPYEVFDSERIIARLPGPPYQFLDRITEIQNCEPWKLKAGGIIEAEYDVPRDAWYFLENRCDRMPFSVLLEVALQPCGWLAAYLGSALTSPIDLSFRNLGGSGIQHAEIHPDTGTLTTRVKISKVSQSAGMIIQNYEYQMTASGTLIYSGDTYFGFFTKEALKNQLGMPAAGWYRPKGSEVSEWQGRLPLDPPYPGSMLRMIDEICFFSGKDGPYGLGFVEGRIAVDPEFWFFKAHFHQDPVWPGSLGLEAFLQLLKFFAAKILGEPRTKSWQAMALHQKHQWTYRGQVLPEHGTVTVQVHPRKVDSENRLIWADGYLMIDGRIIYEMKDFSVQE; from the coding sequence ATGCCGCGTGTGCGTCGTCCCTTTATGCGATTAAGTTAGCCTGCGATCAATTGCAAAACGGCTCGGCTGATGCGATGATCGCCGGCGGCCTGTCGCGGCCTGACTCACTATACACTCAAATGGGCTTTGCTCAACTAAGAGCGCTTTCCAAGAGCGGCCGTTGCTCTCCCTTCGATTACAAATCGGATGGCTTGATTGTTGGTGAAGGGGGTGGAGCATTTCTGCTGAAATTGCTGAGGAATGTGGATCCACGCGATCACGTTTACGGAGTCATTCGGGGTGTATCGCTTTCGAATGATATCTCCGGAAATCTCCTCGCTCCCGCCAGCGAAGGTCAATTACGCGCGATGCGACCGGCCTATGAGATGGCGCGTTGGAGCCCGAATAGCGTGGACTTGATCGAGTGTCACGCCACAGGAACTCCCGTGGGAGATGCCGTCGAATTCGAGAGCCTTTGCGAACTGTGGAAAGGACAGGAATTTCAGCCGGGACAGGCGGTTATCGGAAGTGTGAAATCGAACGTCGGCCACTTGCTGACCGGTGCAAATTCGGCTGGTTTGATGAAAGCCCTTCTGGCTTTGCACTCAGCCAAATTGCCGCCGACGGCCAATTTCGAAAAGTCGAATCCCAATTTAAAATCGGGTTCGCCCTTCCAGGTTTTGACCGAAGCTCGCAACTGGAACGAACCGGCTGCCGGTCATCCTCGACGGGCGGCTATTAGCGGATTCGGATTCGGAGGCGTCAATGCTCACTTGCTGGTCGAAGAATACCGGCCGGATAAAAAATTGGTTTCGGTCGACCAAGTTCCGCCTACGAAAAGAGAACCTATTGCGATTGTTGGCTTGGCCGCCCAGATCGGCGAGACAGATTGCATGCGCCGGATCGCCCGACATCTCCTCGGTTTCGAGTCGATCCCCTCGACGATTAAGGAAAAGCACGCGGGATACTGGTTGGAGAAAATCGACTTTCCCGTGGATCGATTCCGCATTCCTCCTACCGAGTTGCAGGAGACTCTGCCGCAACAGATCGTTTTGTTACTGACAGCGGATGCCGCTCTAAAGAATTATTCGAAATCTGAGGCTTTTAAACGAATCCCAGATCCTCGATTCGGCACGTTCATTGGTGTAAATCTCGATCTGAACACCACCAATTTTCATCTTCGCTGGCAAGCGCTCTCGCTAGGTCATCCCAATCCCGATTCCATCAGTCCCGATCTGACCGCCAATCGAACGATGGGAGCTTTAGCCAGTATCGCCGCCAGCCGTGTGGCACGGGCATTTGAGTTCGGGGGTCCCTGTTTCACGCTGAGTGAAGAAGCGAACTCCGGAGGACGAGCGCTGCAGTTGGCTGTGGAAGCGTTGCTTCGAGGTGAAATCGATCGTGCTTTGGTAGGATCCGTCGATCTACCGGGGGACTTTCGTGCTCTGGCTGCAATAGGAACCTCATCTCCGATCGTTTCCGGAAGTGTCGCTTTTGTCTTGAAACGACTGAGCGATGCGCATCGGGATGGAGATACGATCTATGCCACGATCGATGAGATCGGAATTTCGCAGGCCACCTCGCTTCAGTCGAACTTACGACTCGATTATAATCTCGGGATTCCCAAGAATCGCGACGATCTCTCTCAGGCCGTCTCAAATAAGCAATCTCTGCATCCGAAGTCAGATGAGGGTGTGAATACGACGCTCTTTGGGGTATTAACCGGAGTTCTAAGTCTCTATTACAAACTGCTTCCAGCGACTTTCTCTCCTTCCGAGCAACCGACTTACTGGCTTCACGATACTTGCGACGGCATACGAGAACTGAATGTCTATACCGGTGGCGAGCAACTAGCTACATCAAAGATTGTGCTGAGAGAAGCCGCCACTGGGAAGGGAACTCTCGACGAATTGAAAGAGTACCCGATCGTACTCGCTGCGGATCGTCTGGAGGAGTTAACGAAATCGATCCACTCGCTTCAGGCAAAACTCTTTGCCCTGCCTTCCCTGGCCGAGGTTTTTAAAGAGCAAATTTCTTTATTAAATACACACACTTCCTCTTTATTTCGACTGGCTTTGTGCGCATCTTCCGTTGAAGAACTGAAATCGCAACTGGAATTCATTCAGCGGGCTTTTTCAAACGATTCCGTACCCAATAGTCCGCAAGCGGCTGCCCTTTACAAGGATAACGTATTTTTCAATTCCGATCCCATTGGGTTCCAGGGGAAGGTGGCTTTCGTTTATCCCGGCTCGGGGAATCAGTTCGATGGCATGGGGGCCGATTTTGGAACCTTATTCCCCGAAATATTGCACCAACAGCACTTGGAAAATCGGACTCTTCGCCACCAGTTCGCCGCCGATGCGGTCTGGCAGGGGCATTGCAATCAGGCATCTGAACGAGATTTGATTTTTGCCCAAGTCTCCCTGGGGGCCTTGAACACTTCGGTGATCGAAAGCCTGGGAATCAAGCCCGAAATTGTACTGGGGTACAGTCTGGGAGAATCCGCAAGCTTGTTCTCCACGCGAGTCTGGACAGATCGCGATGAAATGTTCGAACGAATGCGCGTTTCGACCCTTTTCACCAGCGATTTGGCGCCACCCTACAACTCCGCACGGCGATTCTGGAATATCCCTCTCGAGCAGGAATTCGTCTGGGAAACCTGGGTGGTAAACCTGCCGCACGACAAAGTTCGGCAGGCCATTCTACCCGACGAGCGGGTCTACATTTGTATCATCAATACTCCCGAACAGTCAGTCATTGGCGGCGTTGCCAGCGATGTGGCCAAACTCCTCCATCGTTTGAAGGTGACCGCGCTTCCAGTCACGGGAGTTACCACGGCCCACTGCGAAGTGACTCGCCCCATTGAAGAACCTTACTGGACACTCCATCATCTCCCCGTCCACCCTCGCGAGAATTGTCAATATTACAGTACCGCCTGGGGTCAGGCTTACGAGGTCAGTTCGGAGAGTGCCGCCGATACTATTACAGCCGGCGTCCTAAACACACTCGATTTTCCCCGTGTGATCGAGCGGGCCTATGAAGATGGAGCTCGCATTTTCATCGAGATCGGACCCGGCAACTCTTGCACTCGAATGATCGCGAGCATTTTGGGCGAACGGCCGCATCTAGCTCGGGCGATCTGCCATCCCCGCCGCGACAATCGGATTTCACTCGTTCGAACTCTGGCCGCCATGTTTGTGGATGGAGTGGAAATCAACTGGAATGTTTTGGCCGCGAAGATAATTCCACCGAAACTCAATCGCACCAAAAAGATGCTTTCCCTACCTGGGGAATTCAAAAAACCTAAAGCGTTCCCAACAGCTACTCAGGTTCATCCGGCTAAACAGAACTTTAGTACGCCCAAGTCCGAGGTATCTGTTGCGCAACCAAGACCCGCCTCTCCCAGATTGGAACATCCAGCCCATGTTCCTTTACCGAGCTTCCAGGAAACCACGAACTATGTCGGTCGGCAGATTCAAGTTCTGCAAGAATCGGTTCGCGCCCACGATCATTTTCTGAAAATCAGCAATGCGACATTTCAAAACATGACGCGGTTACTGGAGTTTCAAACGAGTTTGCTGGGAAGCGGCTCGTTTCAACTCTCCGAGCAAACGTTCTACGATGCGTCATCTTTATCCGAGACACTCTCCGATAAAGTTCCTCGTTCCCTGAATTTCGCACAGTGCACGGAATTTGCTGTAGGACGAATCGGTAATGTGTTGGGGAGCCGTTATTCAGAGATCGACAGTTATCCCACTCGCGTCCGATTGCCGGAAGGCCCGTTGATGCTGGTTGACCGGATTCTTGAAATCGAAGGGGAGCCACTGTCTCTGACGAATGGCCGTGTCGTCACCGAGCACGATGTGTATGAGGGGCGATGGTATTTAGATTCGAATCGAATACCCACCTGCGTGGCCGTGGAAGCGGGGCAGGCTGACCTGTTCTTATCCGGCTTTTTGGGAATCGATTTTAAAACAAAAGGTCTGGCCGTTTATCGGCTTTTGGATGCGGTCGTTACCTTTCATCGGGCTCTGCCCGGGATTGGTGAAACTATCCACTACGACATCGCTATAGATCGATTTTTCCGACAGGGGGAAACTTATTTATTCAGGTTCCGCTTCGTGGGGTCGGTGAATGGCGAGATTTTGCTCACGATGACGGAGGGTTGTGCGGGCTTCTTCACGATAGCGGAGCTCGAAGCCGGGAAAGGGATCATCCATACCGAATTGGATCGACGGCCGCAAACGGGTAAAATACCGGCTCAACCTTATATCTTCGTACCACTGACGACCGGATCGTTACCGGCTGACAAAATAGACTCTTTACGTCGCGGCCAACTGGCCGAAGCCTTCGGCAGCCCTTTTGATAAAGCGAATTTGAGGCGTCCTTCCGCTTTACCCGGTGGCCAACTCAAACTGGTTGATCGCATCATCTCCATCGAACCTACCGGCGGCCGATTCGGTTTGGGTTGCATTCGTGGAGAAATGGATATTCACCCCGATGACTGGTTCATCACCTGCCATTTCGTGGACGATCAGGTTATGCCCGGCACTCTGATGTATGAGTGCTGTTTGCATACTCTCCGCGTTCTCCTTATGCGGATGGGCTGGGTCGGTGAAGAAGGTGAAGTTGTATGCGAGCCGGTACCGGGAGTGGCTAGCCGTTTGAAGTGCCGGGGCCAGGTTCTAGCAAGTACGAAAGTCGTCTTGTACGAAGTGACGCTTAAGGAGGTTGGATACCGACCGGAACCCTACGTGCTTTGCGATGCCTTGATGTATGCCGATGGCAAACCCATCGTGGAAATTACCAATATGTCGCTGCGCATGTCGGGTAGTTCCTATGAAAAGCTCGTGGCCATTTGGAATTCGGGCTCAGATCGAAGCTCTCCCAAGATCGCGCTTTTTGATGCGGACTCGATCACGGCGTTTGCAATTGGCAAACCCTCCGAAGCATTTGGTAAACCCTACGAAGTGTTCGATTCTGAGAGGATAATCGCTCGGCTGCCCGGTCCGCCATACCAGTTTTTGGACCGCATCACCGAAATTCAAAATTGCGAACCCTGGAAGCTGAAGGCCGGCGGAATCATTGAAGCCGAGTACGATGTTCCTCGCGATGCGTGGTATTTTTTGGAGAATCGATGCGATAGGATGCCATTCAGCGTCCTGTTGGAGGTGGCGTTGCAACCCTGCGGCTGGCTGGCAGCTTATCTCGGCTCGGCTCTGACCAGCCCGATCGATCTCTCATTCCGGAATCTCGGCGGAAGCGGGATCCAGCACGCGGAAATCCATCCCGATACCGGAACCTTGACGACACGCGTCAAAATCAGCAAGGTTTCACAGTCGGCTGGTATGATCATCCAAAATTATGAATACCAGATGACTGCGAGCGGGACTTTAATTTATTCGGGTGATACGTATTTTGGCTTCTTCACCAAAGAAGCGTTGAAGAATCAACTGGGGATGCCCGCTGCCGGATGGTACCGTCCGAAGGGGAGCGAGGTTTCCGAGTGGCAGGGCCGGTTACCGCTGGACCCGCCTTACCCGGGTTCGATGCTCCGAATGATCGACGAGATTTGTTTTTTCAGTGGGAAAGACGGGCCGTACGGACTGGGCTTTGTGGAAGGCCGTATCGCGGTAGATCCGGAATTTTGGTTCTTTAAAGCACACTTCCATCAGGATCCGGTCTGGCCGGGCTCGCTGGGGTTGGAAGCATTCCTACAATTACTGAAGTTTTTCGCGGCAAAAATTCTGGGAGAACCTAGAACTAAAAGCTGGCAGGCAATGGCTTTGCATCAGAAGCACCAATGGACGTATCGGGGTCAGGTCCTCCCCGAGCATGGAACGGTTACCGTTCAGGTTCATCCCAGAAAGGTCGATTCTGAAAATCGCTTAATTTGGGCCGATGGCTACCTGATGATCGATGGAAGAATTATTTACGAAATGAAGGATTTCTCCGTCCAAGAATAA